From a single Streptomyces rubradiris genomic region:
- a CDS encoding ATP synthase subunit C, whose amino-acid sequence MSALQTLAEVKIQGNLGSIGYGLAAIGPGVGVGIIFGNGTQALARQPEAAGLIRANQILGFAFCEALALIGLVMPFVYPAS is encoded by the coding sequence ATGTCCGCTCTCCAGACCCTCGCCGAAGTCAAGATCCAGGGCAACCTCGGCTCCATCGGTTACGGTCTCGCCGCCATCGGCCCGGGCGTTGGCGTCGGCATCATCTTCGGTAACGGCACGCAGGCCCTCGCCCGTCAGCCCGAGGCGGCCGGTCTGATCCGCGCCAACCAGATCCTGGGCTTCGCCTTCTGTGAGGCGCTCGCCCTGATCGGTCTGGTCATGCCGTTCGTCTACCCGGCCTCCTGA